The Prionailurus bengalensis isolate Pbe53 chromosome D3, Fcat_Pben_1.1_paternal_pri, whole genome shotgun sequence DNA window GTTGGCGCATATCTTCAGGGTCTTGTCCCTCCTCATGAGGAGGCGGATGGTCCCTTTCTCCTTATGCTTCAGAAGCTTGACATCACCTGTGCCTCGTTCCTTCCATTCTGGGAGATCGTTCTCTGAAGCAAATCGGAATAGCTTTGCCCGCCTTCAAGAAAAGCCATTACAAGAGAGCTTAAATGTGTGTGAAGACAGAATAAACAGTCAAACGTTTGCTGGCAAACAACACTTATTTCCTATACCTGGAGTCTCTACGGACGCCCCTCCCTTTCTTTGTACTTCTAGGACGATTAAGtcaaaaaattaccaaaaaagcaaaacaacattCCTAGTATTTACTTGGAATaatgaagtgaaaaagaaaagggatttcTACAACCACAGAACTTTCCAATTTTAGCATATGTGCTGCCGAATCGAGTACAACAACCACAGAACTTTCCAACAGAAAGACACAACTTCTCAACAAAGACACCTCCTGAATATGCTGGGCTTGCCTGTGATCGTAGTGCAGGGGAGCCCCTGGTGTCCCATAGGGCTGCAGAGGGTAGCAAGGAAGCAGATGGAGGTTGAGGACCCCTGCCCTCCACAGGGCCAGCCCTTCCCTCTGCTGTGAGATGCACCCTGTGCTTCCCAGGCCCCCCAACCCAGAGAGACCTCTGCAGACCTCTCTGTTCAGGCCACGAGGCTCTGGCCCAACGTCTTGCCTTTTTGCTCTGAGTAGCACCTCACACTGGGCCCAGCCAAGGCTCCCACCCAGATGGGCTCCCATGGTGAGCCCAGCAGTCCTGCCTTTAGGACTTCAGGCTGATGTCCTCCATTTCCTTACCCACAGGACCCCAGCCTTGCTGGTCCATTTCCTGCACcacactctgctctctctcccaaactcAATTCCGTTACGGGAGACAGTGCCCTCACAAGGATGCCCGCAGAGCTTTCACCTGGAGCCCAAGGGCCCAGACGCAAAGGCCTGACCTGCTGGCCTCACTTCCCTCAGGAAAGGCCTGTGTCCAGGACACTGAAAGCAGTTCTCGGCCTTGTGAGGGCTGAAGAGGGTAAGAACAGCAGCACCAGCTGCTGGGAGGAGCCAACCCCTGGCTGCAGCACCATTTCCGGGCAAACCAGAGACGTGGAAAACCAGTATCTTCAGGGACTCACCTACCACTCTGAGACCAAGAGGATGTATATGACTCTCCTTCCCCAGGCCTTTGGGGGTGGTGGGAAAGGGCTGGTCTCCCCAGTCTGCCTTCCTTAGAGGGAGGGATCACtgttccctgccccccactcacaGCAAAGCATTCAAATCCTCATCTGGCTTCTTAGTTAGAATCTGAAGACGGTGGAGGAACTCCACTTGGACAGGAAAAACGCTCCAGCCTGTTTCCATTAACTTGTGACTGAGTCTAACGTTTCCTGTGATTCTGAGTACAGACAACGGGTCAGTCTCAGCAGTGTGGATTTTGTCGCAGACATCTCAACACATGGCTGGTGCCAGTACTACTTAAAAACGACACATGCCGTCATAGCCTCACACTGAAGGTGTCAAACACATGCAGGATAATATTTAGAAAGTAATCTCGATAAGCATAACAcatccattttcatttgtaattccAGGCATTATTTTGTGCATTAAAAACGCTGAATTGGGAGTTCACAAACTTCAGGATGCCAAAGTCTGGcgtgcaaaagaaaaataatattaataatggtaGAGACTCCCTATTCAACCAGAAGAAGGGGGCCATGGGAGTTTTGGGAGGTAGCAAGCCTGTAAGGTGACATGAACAGGAGGCTGTGGAGATGTACCTTGGTGGGCAGAGCAGCAGGGACAGGACACCAGGGAGCACCTGTGCTCTCCACAGCACTGGCCGCCGGGAAACAGGGGCACCCAGTGAAGAGTTATCCAAAGAGTAGATTCTAACAGCAGCCCTGATTTTCCACGTAGGATTAGTCATCATACAATTCCAAGCCCTTTCTACAGCTCCAGTCTGATTTAAGGTCAGGCCAAGACCTTGACACCTGTAAAAACTGTAACTTCAATCTTACATTAAAAGATACATGtttctcaggatgcctgggtggctcagttggttaagcctccaactttgactcaggtcatgatctcatggttcatgggttcaaaccctgcgttgggctctgtgctgaaacctctgagcctggagcctgcttcaaattctgtctgcctctctctctgcccctcccctgctcacactctgtctctcaaaaaacaaataaacataaaaaaaaaaaaagatacatgtttcTGGAGCAACAGGAgcttacttacattttaaaaagctcttcttcatcttcttccagCGTTTTAATTTCTTGCTCAGGAAGAGAAACTATAGGCTCAAACTGGGGGTCATGGTTGGACTCATCTGCATTCTCGGTGGAGGTGTCATGGTCCTCATGGGTGTCCTGTGgagtgaggtgcagagaggtgacCCTGCTGGCGCCAGAGCGTGCCCCTCACCCAGAGCTCAGCAGTGGGCACCCCTCCTAGTGAACGGCCTCATCCCCAAACAAGAGATTAAGCCCACAGTCTTTCACATAAGGGTTTGCACGCACAGAGTGCAATAAGATGCTGAATTTCAGCACCCTCCCCAGATGCATCAATCACATCTGTGCACATACTGGGGCTCCTAAATTGAGCCACCTACTGGCAGATGAGAAACTGCCTCATCacttgaacctcagtttcctcatctgtaaaatgtgaataatcacAAGGGCAAATGATTAAAAGATGCAATGACAGAAGAGGGTCTCAAGTAGAGTTGTCACCCTTTAATCAAAAAGCAACCATTTGGGTTTTTACTGGTTGAGAAAAATCTGTTCTCTTGCttagcagaaaggaaaaaggttGCTACAGGATGGCTAGTGCTTACACGCAACTCACAGTTCTGTCAGCAATTTGCTCTTAAATCAGAAAGTTGATGTGTCAACAGAAATCGTACAATGAGCCCTAAGATTCTGAAGCAATTTATTAAACTACAGGGCACAAAGAATCAGATTTGAGGTTCAAGTCTCACAGAACACGTGGCTTGATGATCTATAAATCCGTAAGCTGGGAGACCTCCCTACCAGACTcgagccaaaaaagaaaatatataagctTTCATTGCTTTCCTTGGTTGGATAAGCACTGCGGCTCCACCAGGGTCAGCTCACCCGAGCAGATGCCCTCGGTCAACAAAGCCACCCCCACTCTGGGTCGGTTCGACCAGGACCCGTCCACCCCGCTGAAACGTGAGTTTCTGCCACAGAGGCCTGTGGCGGCTCAAGACGTGAGAACAGAATGAATGAAGTACTGCGTAGGCGACGGGAGGAAGGGACGCACGGTTTTGGTGGGAAGCCTGCAAGTGGGCCGAGCCAGGGGAAACCCGCCACCCGCCCCACTTCTCAGACGAGCGGCGAAGTAAACTCGAGACCGAGGAGTCGGGGCGGCGGGCCGCCCCACGCCTGGATGGAGCTTCCCGGCCCCACTTGGGACCGCCCCAAGGTCACGCGGGCGCCAGGCAGCCCCCGAGCCCGCGGAGCCATCGTGCGACCTGGCTCCGAAGGCCTCGAGCCCCCAGGCCGCGCTCCCCAAAGTTCCGACCCCGCGCCACCGAGGCCCCACAGGAGCCGAGCCCACAGGCCAGCGGGGGTTGGCAACGGCGGCGCGGGCCGCCCACGTGGCCGCCGATAGCGGCCTCGGCCTCCCGGCCCCCGCCCAGTCCCCACCCGAGCCCGGCCGCACCTTGGCGGCCGCCATGGggacgcggcggcggcggctcggcTGGCTCGGTCGTCGCTGGCTCCGCGGCCTCTCGGCGGCTAGTCGTGGCTCCTTTCCTCCGCGTCTGGCGCCGGCGCCTCCCGCCCTCCCGCTCTTCCCTCCGCCCCGCGACCCGAACCCCGACCCCTGACCCCGGCGGCGGGAAACGCGACGCGATTCAAAACCAGTGCAGCTTTATTGGCTCACACGGCGGACATTCTCATTGTCCAGCCCGCCCCGCGCTTCCCGCCAAAACGCCCGCGGCGCATGCCCGGCCCGCCCGGCCGCCAGGGGAGTGGGTACTCCCGGCGGCCCTCGCGCGCGCTTCCGCCCCACCGCAGCGCGTGCCCCTCGAGCACGAGAAAAGGGCTGGGGGTAGGAGGTGACGCGTGGTGATGATGTCACCGGAAGCCAGGATGATAGAGATGCGCGGCCTCGGCTGCACTCGCTGGCGGCGGGAGAGCGGCCGGCTAGGTGAGCGGCCGGCACAGGCCCCTGGCGGGCAGGCGGCACACCCCATGCCCGAGACCCGAACCTGAGCACGGAGGGTTCGAGTCCCGCCTTGTCGGGGGTGGAGCCGGGGATAGACCTCGCGGCGTCGCACCCGCCCTCCGAGCGCCTGCCTCCCTTTGCCAGGACCGGGACCAGGTGGCGGAGGCAGCCCTCGTGGAGCCCCCAGTCCGGGCAGCGGACGGGCGGACGATGAGTGATAAACTCGACAGTGAAGTAAAGTGAAGGGACATTCTGATGGGAGACCGGGTGGGAAgggatggagatgggggtggagggggaaacCCCTGGGAGAAAAGTGGGATCGGAGGTGAgttgggagaggagggaagggaatggaggTGAGGCTGGGCATAGGGTGCACTAATGGAGGTCTGGATGTGGGGCTAGCGAACTGGGGAGTTCAGGTTCTAGGGTGCAGCCCgcagcccagcccctgcctgtCTCCACACAGGGCCCTGTGCCCATGGAGGGCTGCAGCCAGGACAGCAACAGTGCCCAGGGCAGCCCTGAAGCCCTAGCCcctcaggaggaagaggaggaggaggaaggtggggctggggtggctgCAGAGTCTGTACCTCAGCCTGGGCTCTACAGCTACATCAGGGACGACTTGTTTACCTCGGAGATCTTCAAGTTGGAGCTGCAGAATGTGCCTCGCCACGCCAGCTTCAGTGATGTCCGACGCTTTCTGGGCCGCTTTGGCCTACAGCCTCATAAGACCAAACTCTTTGGGCAACCTCCCTGCGCCTTTGTGACATTCCGTAGCGCTGCTGAGCGGGACAAGGCCCTGCGCGTGCTGCACGGTGCCCTCTGGAAGGGCCGTCCACTCAGCGTGCGCTTGGCCCGACCCAAGGCTGATCCCATGGCCAGAAAGAGGCGGCGTGAGGATGAGGGTGAGCCCACGGCCACATGCATCGCAGATGTAGTGACCCCACTTTGGACCGTGCCCTATGCTGAGCAGCTTGAGCGGAAGCGGTTGGAGTGCGAGCAGGTGCTACAGAAGCTCGCCAAGTGAGTGCGGGTGATCACCCTCTTGGCCCTGGAACTTTGCTCAGCTCTATGCTTGTTCAGCCATCCCGTGCTCTGTATAGACATCCTTAGGTCCTCCATGGTCTCTTGGGTAGCTAACCACTGAGACCCATGTGTAACCAGTGGGGACACTGAGATCCCAAGGGAGGGGCCCAGAAGACCTGGGTATTTGGAGAGTAGCTGGGGAGGGTTGCAGGGGCAGCGGGCTGAGTCCAACCTTGGCCCCACCTCATCCTGCAGGGAAATTGGGAGCACCAACCGCGCCCTGCTGCCCTGGCTGCTCTCACAGAGGCACAAGCACAACAAGGCCTGCTGCCCGCTGGAGGGGGTTAGGCCATCACCCCAGCAGGTCAGGCCCGGCTGGTGTGGCCAGAAACTCACCTCATGTTCTTAAAGGAGCTCTTCTCACTTATCTTTGCCATCCCTTTTCatgctttgtatttatttctcctatttctcACATGACTGTTACTTGTTGTCAGCCCCATCTCCTGgactgccaggcactgtgggggAACTAGAGCCTCTTGCTCACCACCATCTCTCACTTGATGAGCTGTTCTGTCCACTCACAAGTGCTGGATGGCCAGGGTAAGGTCAGGcatgtctctctgcctccctctacCCTCCCTGCAGACCGAATATCGTAATAAGTGTGAGTTTCTGGTTGGCGTCGGGGTGGACGGGGAGGACAACACAGTCGGCTGTCGGCTTGGCAAGTACAAGGGCGGGACATGTGCTGTGGCAGCCCCCTTTGACACCGTGCACATCCCTGGGGCCACCAAGCAGGTGGTGAAGGCTTTCCAGGAGTTCATCCGGTGAGGGCTTATGGCTGGGCTAGGGGCCCCAAGAAGTCCTGAGGTGGTCTGGGAGCAGAGGGCCTGCCTGGGGGATCCTGGGATTGTGAtctggtgggtggggctggaggggagagcagggagacTGCTCGCCCAGTCCTGGTTGGCAGATATTGAGGACTCAGGGCCGCTCATGGCTCCCACCACAGGTCCACTCCATACTCAGCGTACAACCCAGAGACATACTCAGGCCACTGGAAGCAGCTGACTGTGCGCACCAGCCGCCGTGGCCAAGCCATGGCCATTGTTTACTTCCACCCCCAGGTCTCAGGCAAGGAGGCCCTGCTGGGGGAGGGTGTCTGGGCCACAGTGAGTTGTGATGCAACTTTACAAGGCCTTTTCTACTGCTTACCCAGAAGCTGAGCCCTGAGGAACTGGCTGGGCTGAAGGCCTCCTTGGCACAGCACTTCATGGCAGGGCCAGGCAAGGCCACTGGGGTGACCTGCCTCTACTTTGTAGAGGAGGGACAGCGGTGAGGACCCTGGGTAGGGATGGGGTGGGTCCCTGCAAGGGCTAGTGATACTGATGGACCTTACCCTACCATCCACAGAAAGACTCCCAGTCTGGAGGGCCTGCCCCTGGAGCACGTGGCTGGAGACCGATGCATCCACGAGGACCTGCTGGGGTTGACCTTCCGGATCTCCCCTCATGCCTTCTTTCAGGTAGCCCCAAATTTCTTAGGATCATGAGGACACATGGAGGGAGACCTGACATGATATCAAGATGTGATGGAGACAGTGGGCTAGGGCAGTGACAAAGGATTAGCCTGGCAAGAGACCTGGGGATAATGTCCAGGCAGGGGAGCCACAAGGATTGTAAGGTAGATGAAAGATCATTTGCCATTAGATTCTTTGACAACCCTCTTGGAGAGCCATATGTGGGGTGTGAGAACAGGAGCTGGAGTAATGCCAGGGCTCTGGTGTGAGCTCTAGTACTCAGAAAAGAGCTTCATAATTGATCGAGGGGTGGTGATATCAGCATCGTTGCCTTTTAAAGCTAGGAGACTGAGGTTGCCAGGCAACCCTCATGGGATTGAGGGTCAGTCTGAGGACTAGGCTTTTGGCTCCCTGATGGTTAGACGTAGGGGAGGGGTAGGATCAGGAGACCTAGGAAGAAAGTGAGCGAGCCAGGAATTGGGCCACAGAGGCAGGAAAGATGCCCAGGGAATGCAAGTGCTTGGcatggggcagtgggggaggtgggcaggaggggaagCCAACTTGGGCAGCAGGGCTCCCCTGACATCCTTGACACTGCCGGCTCACCCTCCAGGTGAACACCCCAGCAGCCGAGGTGCTCTACACAGTCATCCAGGACTGGGCCCAGCTGGACACAGGGAGCACAGTGCTAGACGTGTGCTGCGGCACTGGCACCATTGGCCTGGCACTGGCCCCGGTGAgccctcctgccctgcctgtgGATACCCTCCCCACACCACCCATGTTGTCACCTGCCTCATGATCCTCCGTGATCCCCAGCCTGAAGACTAAGGTTAACCGTAGTCTGCCAGATTTTCTTCCACTCTCCAAATGCCTCCTGCTGTTCCCTTCCCTAAGAAGCCCCCAGGATGGGTCAGAATGCCATGAGTCTGTCCTTTACTGGTTTCAGAAGGTGAAGAGAGTTGTAGGAATTGAGCTGTGCCAGGAGGCTGTGGAAGATGCCCGGGTGAATGCCCAAGACAATGGTGAGAGCCAGCGCCCCACAAAGGTGGGCAGCAGATGCCTCTGCTGCATACCCTCAGCACAGCACCTGGGACCCACCAGGTGGTTCTTAGGACTCATGgtgggtggggtgagggcagagagtaCAGGAGGGCTCCTATTACGTGGACTTAACACATGTCCAGGATGCCTGAGGCTGCCTGATGGGGGAAGGTGAGCAGCCTCCCTAGACAACAGGCTTTCCTAATGCATCTCTGGCCAGGGACTTCAGGACACCAGGCAAAGCCCTGTGGGGGAGAGTGTCCTTGGTCCCCTGACAGGGCTGTCATGCCATGTCCAGAGTTGAGCAATGTTGAGTTCCATTGTGGGAGAGCCGAGGACCTGGTGCCCGCTCTGGTGAGCAGACTGGCCTCCCAGCAGCTCGTTGCCATCCTGGACCCTCCTCGTGCTGGCCTGCGTAAGTGGTCTCCATTTGGGGGTTGTTAAGGGGAAGATGGTGGGCAGGGATGTTGGGATGGCACACCAAGCTGTGCAGCCTCAGACCTGATGCCCATCCCATCTGGGTCTCCTCAGATTCGAAAGTGATCCTGGCTGTCCGAAGAGCCGAGAACCTCAAACGGCTCCTGTATGTCTCTTGCAACCCCCGGGCAGCCATGGGCAATTTTGTCGAGTGAGTGTGAGGTGGGGGGATCTGGGGTGGATTGGGGCCCTGCACAcaacctccccctcctccacaggAGCCCCTTCCAGACTCACGTGGCTGATCTTGATACTCCTTTCTCACCACAGCCTCTGCAGGGCCCCATCTAATCGGGTGAAGGGCACTCCCTTCCGGCCTGTCAAGGCTGTGGCCGTGGACCTGTTCCCGCAGACCCCGCATTGTGAGATGCTCATCCTGTTTGAGAGGGTGGAGTACCCCAATGGCACAGGGGCCCTGGAGCCCCAGgaccctccagcccagcccccaccaggGTCCCCAGATGATACCCTGCAGGAAACTGGGGCTTCCACCTCTTCCTAGGTCCCTGGAGCACTAGAAACTTGCCCTTTCGGAATAGGGCCCGGTCTTCATCACCGGGGCAGAAGCCAAGGGGCTCCCCAAGTCCTTGCCTCATCTCAGGATGCTCAAGCAAGCACCTAGAGAGCATGAGACACAGCTGCCCCAACCAGGGTCAGCCTGTCCCCATGGACCCTAGGCTCTTGTCCCctaccacacccccccccccctcctcttcccaagTTCCTTTTGGGCTAGCTGGGGCACAGGGTCAGAATAAACCATTGCTGAACTACTGGCATGACTGATGAGCATTCAAGGTTGGCAGATGGGGCCTGCCCTTACTTTATCCCCTACTGCggatgggggggcagggggaagccaGCAGGGCCCCTTGAGCACCCTGCCAAGACTAAGTCTGAGTCCCCAGCTGCCAGTCCCTCCACATGGCCGGGAGTCACAGAAAGTGTGCCAACAGCGCCAGGTCTCCTGCTTATTATCCtaagagaagaagaaactgggagctcatggctcagagccagtTGTGCATGTGGGGTGGAGACATGGCAGGGGGCCAGGCCTATCTGCTACAGGTCAGCCCAGCAGGCTGCACCACTCTTCCTGCACCACGAGGGGAGGTTCCATCCCCAATCTGGCCCTGAGCTCTGAAGGGAGGCCACTGTTATGACCAAAGGCCAGACTGGGACACTGCTCAGATGTTGCAAAAGCAGTGTCCCCAGGCAAATGCCTCAGCCCTGTGAGACAGGCTAAAGAGGGGGATACTGGCCAGCTGAGGGTCCACAAAGCCCCATAGCCTCACATGGTTAGAAGAAACAAACGCCAGTCATTCCCTTTTGGGACAGTTTTGCTTTATGCATTCAGACAATCAAGGCTCACCCTTAAAGCCACAGCTTAGCCACCACCTGGAAGGTACACAACAGGCAGTGGCCACATGGAGGTGGCATCAGTACAGGCTCCACCTGCCCTCTGCAGCCACAGCATGGCTGTGTGCACACAACACTCACACCCACataggagggacagaggaaggacaCGGAGAGGCTGCAGCAAAGCTCGCTGCCTCTATTAACGTGTGCACGAAGCTTTGGTTCACAATGGCGCATCTGGCTGTTCTGAGAGCAAACACAGTCAAATGATTATTCACAGCTGCAGACAGGAGGCAAGACAGAAGCAAGTGTCTAATTACAGCAACTTGATTTAAGGATTTTGTTTATAAACGTCAACACAGAAGCCAACCTCAGTCACATAGGTGGCAAGGGAGGGATACACTGTGGGTGGCACACAAGACCCAACATTGTCTTCCTGAAAACAAATGCCATCAACACCAACCACGGGGGACATGATGGAGAACAGGCACACCCGTGGAATGCGACAATGCAACCCAGCACTGGGCTCCTGCAGCTGACAGtgcaccatcagcacacagcACCCTGAGCAGGCCCTGGTGACAGGGAACTGATGACTACCTGTACCTTGCACATGGGGACAACCAAGGGCCCTAAGCACACCCACATCCTCTGGGGTTCAGGGCAGGAACACACTTATCCCTGCACTGGTCCACAGGAGCCACTTGGGAAACACAGGCTGCTGGTCAAAGTAACAGGCTGGCCACCAGGCCTGGATGCATAGGGCAACTGCCCTTGAAATCCAGTGAAGCCATTGTCACAGGGAAGACAGCCACCGTCCATGTGTTTATGCCAGGTCTGGAGAAGAGCGCCACTTTGTGATCACGGATGGATTGCACTGAGGGtccttatttcctcttttaaa harbors:
- the TRMT2A gene encoding tRNA (uracil-5-)-methyltransferase homolog A isoform X2 gives rise to the protein MSDKLDSEGPVPMEGCSQDSNSAQGSPEALAPQEEEEEEEGGAGVAAESVPQPGLYSYIRDDLFTSEIFKLELQNVPRHASFSDVRRFLGRFGLQPHKTKLFGQPPCAFVTFRSAAERDKALRVLHGALWKGRPLSVRLARPKADPMARKRRREDEGEPTATCIADVVTPLWTVPYAEQLERKRLECEQVLQKLAKEIGSTNRALLPWLLSQRHKHNKACCPLEGVRPSPQQTEYRNKCEFLVGVGVDGEDNTVGCRLGKYKGGTCAVAAPFDTVHIPGATKQVVKAFQEFIRSTPYSAYNPETYSGHWKQLTVRTSRRGQAMAIVYFHPQKLSPEELAGLKASLAQHFMAGPGKATGVTCLYFVEEGQRKTPSLEGLPLEHVAGDRCIHEDLLGLTFRISPHAFFQVNTPAAEVLYTVIQDWAQLDTGSTVLDVCCGTGTIGLALAPKVKRVVGIELCQEAVEDARVNAQDNGHQAKPCGGECPWSPDRAVMPCPELSNVEFHCGRAEDLVPALVSRLASQQLVAILDPPRAGLHSKVILAVRRAENLKRLLYVSCNPRAAMGNFVDLCRAPSNRVKGTPFRPVKAVAVDLFPQTPHCEMLILFERVEYPNGTGALEPQDPPAQPPPGSPDDTLQETGASTSS
- the TRMT2A gene encoding tRNA (uracil-5-)-methyltransferase homolog A isoform X1; translation: MSDKLDSEGPVPMEGCSQDSNSAQGSPEALAPQEEEEEEEGGAGVAAESVPQPGLYSYIRDDLFTSEIFKLELQNVPRHASFSDVRRFLGRFGLQPHKTKLFGQPPCAFVTFRSAAERDKALRVLHGALWKGRPLSVRLARPKADPMARKRRREDEGEPTATCIADVVTPLWTVPYAEQLERKRLECEQVLQKLAKEIGSTNRALLPWLLSQRHKHNKACCPLEGVRPSPQQTEYRNKCEFLVGVGVDGEDNTVGCRLGKYKGGTCAVAAPFDTVHIPGATKQVVKAFQEFIRSTPYSAYNPETYSGHWKQLTVRTSRRGQAMAIVYFHPQKLSPEELAGLKASLAQHFMAGPGKATGVTCLYFVEEGQRKTPSLEGLPLEHVAGDRCIHEDLLGLTFRISPHAFFQVNTPAAEVLYTVIQDWAQLDTGSTVLDVCCGTGTIGLALAPKVKRVVGIELCQEAVEDARVNAQDNGTSGHQAKPCGGECPWSPDRAVMPCPELSNVEFHCGRAEDLVPALVSRLASQQLVAILDPPRAGLHSKVILAVRRAENLKRLLYVSCNPRAAMGNFVDLCRAPSNRVKGTPFRPVKAVAVDLFPQTPHCEMLILFERVEYPNGTGALEPQDPPAQPPPGSPDDTLQETGASTSS
- the TRMT2A gene encoding tRNA (uracil-5-)-methyltransferase homolog A isoform X3 gives rise to the protein MSDKLDSEGPVPMEGCSQDSNSAQGSPEALAPQEEEEEEEGGAGVAAESVPQPGLYSYIRDDLFTSEIFKLELQNVPRHASFSDVRRFLGRFGLQPHKTKLFGQPPCAFVTFRSAAERDKALRVLHGALWKGRPLSVRLARPKADPMARKRRREDEGEPTATCIADVVTPLWTVPYAEQLERKRLECEQVLQKLAKEIGSTNRALLPWLLSQRHKHNKACCPLEGVRPSPQQTEYRNKCEFLVGVGVDGEDNTVGCRLGKYKGGTCAVAAPFDTVHIPGATKQVVKAFQEFIRSTPYSAYNPETYSGHWKQLTVRTSRRGQAMAIVYFHPQKLSPEELAGLKASLAQHFMAGPGKATGVTCLYFVEEGQRKTPSLEGLPLEHVAGDRCIHEDLLGLTFRISPHAFFQVNTPAAEVLYTVIQDWAQLDTGSTVLDVCCGTGTIGLALAPKVKRVVGIELCQEAVEDARVNAQDNELSNVEFHCGRAEDLVPALVSRLASQQLVAILDPPRAGLHSKVILAVRRAENLKRLLYVSCNPRAAMGNFVDLCRAPSNRVKGTPFRPVKAVAVDLFPQTPHCEMLILFERVEYPNGTGALEPQDPPAQPPPGSPDDTLQETGASTSS